The Thioclava sp. GXIMD4216 genome contains the following window.
GGTGGGAGCTATATCACCGGCGGGCATACCGGCGGTCGCCCGATCCAGCAGATGTCCCTGCCGCAGGGAACGCCAAGCTGGGGGGCGGAATGGAAGGCGGCGACGCAGGAATGGTACGGCCATTCGATGTCGATTGCCTCGCACGGGTCGAATATGGCCTATCGCGATGTCTATCTGGATCTGGACCCGACCTATAAAGACCGTCACGGGCGCCCGCTGATGCGGATGACCTATAACTGGCAGGACAACGATATCCGCATGACACAGTTCATGAAATCGAAGATCGAGCCCATCGCCCAGAGCCTCAATCCCGATATGATAAAATCCTCCTACAAGGAGGCGGGGGCGCAATATGATGTGCGTCCGTACCAGACGACGCATAATACCGGTGGCGTGATCATGGGCACCGATCCCAAGACTTCTGCGATCAACCGCTACCTGCAAAGCTGGGACTGCCACAATGTCTTCGTGATGGGGGCCTCGGCCTTCCCGCAGAACCTGCAATACAACCCCACCGGAGCGGTCGGCGGGTTGGCCTATTGGGCGGTGGATCACCTCCGCAAGGACTATCTGCCCAATCCGCGGCCATTGATGTGAGGAGGATGAAAGATGCTTAAGTTTCTACGCCTCATCATGTGGCTGGCCATTGCCGCGATCATTGTGATCGCCGCCATGATTCTGGTGCCCCAGCACCGCAGTTCGGCGAAGGACCTGTCTTTCGATGCGCAATGGTTGCCCGCGCATCAGGACAAGACCGGCGAATATGTGGCGCGTGTGGCCGATTGCGCGGCCTGCCACACGGCAGAAGGGGGCACGCCCTATGCGGGCGGGCGCGCGATCGCCAGCCCCTTCGGCACGATCTATGCCTCCAATATCACCCCCGATAAGGCGACGGGAATTGGCGACTGGACACTGGACGAGTTCCGTGCCGCCTTGGTGGACGGCATCGGCAAACATGGCGAAAACCTTTATCCGGCCATGCCTTACGACAATTATCGCAAACTGTCCGAGGCCGATATAGAGGCGCTCTATACCTATTTCCATGACACGCTGGAACCGGTCGAGAACAAGGTGCAGGCGACGGCGTTAAGCTTCCCCTTCAACCAGCGTTGGGGCATTCGCGCGTGGAAATGGGTAGGGCTTCCGAAGGTCGGTTTCGTGCCGCCCTCGCAGGATGCGCGGATCGCGCGGGGGGCCTATCTGGTGGAAGGGCCGGGCCATTGTGCGGCCTGCCATAGTCCGCGCAATCTGGCCTTCGCGCAGAATGGCACGGACGCCTCCGATCCCGATTTCCTGTCGGGCGGTGTGATCGATGGCTGGACCGCCCCCGATCTGCGCAGCGCCGATGCGACGATCAAATCGTGGTCGGCGGCCGATCTGGACCTGTTCCTTGCTTCGGGGCGCAATGCCCATGCGGGGGTCTCGGGCGAGATGGCGCTGGCGATCCGCGATTCGCTGCAATATCTCAGCGATGAAGACCGCGCCGCGATGGTCGCCTATCTGCGGTCGATCGCTGCATACCAGCCCGTGGCGGTGACCGGCGAGGCGGCCCCGAAAGCGGCTGTGGCACGACCGGCAGAGCTGAAAGCCGGTCTGGATGACGCCACGCGCAAGCTGTTGTTGACGCCCGAGAACCAGCCTTTGGGTGCGCGCCTGTTCATGGATAATTGCGCGGCCTGCCATTTTGCCGATGGCAAAGGGGCTGCGGGGATCTTCCCGGCTCTGGCAGGCAATGCCACTGTGACGGCGAAACAGTCGAACGGGCTGGTGGACACCATTCTGCATGGCGCGGCCATACCGTCGACCGCGCAGCGGCCGGCAGAACTGAAAATGCCCGGATTTGCCGACCGCCTGTCCGATGACGATGTTGCGGCACTGGCCAGCTTCCTGCGCAGCGCATGGGGCAATTCTGCCGATCCTGTCAGCGCCAAGGATGTCAGCGCTTTGCGCTGACCCGCGCCATAGGGATCGATTGCAACAGGAACGGGGCGCCCAGCAGGCGCCCCGTTTTCAATTTCCGGTCTTTGTCCGTTGGCGTGTTCCGGGCCATATCGGCAGGCCCTGCGCCCCAAGCCGGTCAGTCCAAGCCGGTCAGTCCAAGCCGGTCAGTCGGCGCAAGGACGGGGCCTTTCGATTACTTCGACAACTTGATCCATGTGGTCTTGAGCTCGGTATATTTATCGAGCGCATGCAAGGACTTGTCCCGCCCGATCCCGCTTTCCTTGAAGCCGCCGAACGGCACGGTCATGTCGTCGCAGTCATAGCAGTTCACATAGGTCAGACCGGCCCGCAATTCCTTCGCGGCGCGATGGGCGGTGCTCAGGTCATCCGTCCAGATCGAGGAGGCCAGCCCGAAGGGCGTGTCATTGGCCACGCGGAGTGCCTCGTCCACATCCTTGACGGTGATGACCGACAGCACCGGCCCGAAGACCTCTTCCTGCGCGATCCGCATGTCATTGCGCACATGGTCGAAGATCGTGGGTTCCAGATAGCAGCCTCCGCTGTCCATGCAGACACGTTTGCCCCCCGTTGCAAGGGTCGCGCCGTCTTCTTGCGCGATATCGACAAAGCCCAGAACGCGCGTCGTGTGGCGTTCGTCCACCATCGCACCAAAACGGGTTGCCGGATCAAGCGGATGACCGGGGGCGAAGGCTTTGCTTTGCGCAAGAAGCACATCGACCACCTCGTCATGAACGCTTTCCTCGACGATCAGGCGGCTGGGGCAGGTGCACATTTCTCCTTGGTTGAAGAAGGCGGAATTGGCCGAGGTTTCGGCGGCGTGGCGGATGTCGTGATAGCTTGACAGGATGATGTTGGGGCTTTTGCCGCCCAGTTCCAGCCCGATCTTTTTCAGGTTCGAACGCGCGGCATATTCCATATAGAAGCGCCCGACCGCGGTCGAGCCGGTAAAGAACAGCCCGTCCACATCCATATGCAGCCCCAGCGCCTTGCCCGTTTCCGGACCCCAGCCGGTCACCACGTTGAACACGCCGGGCGGCACACCCGCTTCCAGTGCCAGTTCGGCCAGCCGGAGCGCCGAGAGCGACGAGTTTTCCGATGGTTTCAGCACAACCGAATTGCCTGCCGCCAATGCGGGCGCGACTTTCCAGCTGGCCATGAGCATCGGGAAATTCCACGGCACAACCGCAGCAACCACTCCCAGAGGCTCGCGGCTGACCAGCGCCAGCGTGTCCGAAGGGGTGGGGGCGATCTCGTCATAGATCTTGTCGATCGCCTCGCCATACCATGCAAAGCAATTCGCCACCGCGCGCACATCAATCGAGGTGCTGTCGGCAATCGGCTTGCCCATGTCCAGCGTTTCCAGCAGGGCCAGTTCGTCGCGATGGGCGCGGACCAGATCGCCCAGACGGCACAGCACGGCCTTGCGTTCGGCGGGCGCGCGCTTGGACCAGCGGCCGTCTTCGAAGGCGCGTCGTGCTGCCGCGACGGCCAGATCGACATCTTCCTGACCGCAATCCGCGACCTGCGCGAGGGTGCTGCCATCAACCGGCGAGACCGAGGCAAAGCTGCGCCCCGAAGACGCCGCCACAAATTTCCCGTCAATCAGCGCCTGTGCACGGATCGTCAGATTCTGACGGGCATCAAGCCAGTCCTGATGCGTTTTGAGTGCCATCTGAAGACCCCCATGTTGAAATTGGTATTACATTTTCAAAAATAGTATCACATTTTTTAGAAAGCAATATCATTATATCCGCTGCTCATGGCTGCGGTTTCGGGTCAAACATGGTGATCCCGATACGGGCGGCGCGGTTTAGTGCAAAAGCGGCTGGGTGCGCTGCGCCTCTTTTTGTAGCTTCTCGCGACCCGAGCGCACAATCCCGTCGCGGATATCATTCTCGATGGCCACCACAAGCGCCATCGGGTCCCGCTGGCGTAAGGCATTCAGGATCTCTTTATGGCGGTCCACGCTGTAATATTGCTTTACCTCGCGCACTACCTGCCGCTGGAACGGCCCTAATTGCAACCACACACTTTCAATCAGCGGGATCGCTTGGGAATTGGGGTTGGCGGCATAGAGGCGGCGGTGGAAATCATGGTTCAACTGGGTCAGATCTTCCGTGCGATGCTCCAGAACGGCCTGATCCATTTCATCGTCCATTCTGGTCAAGTCGTTGATAATGACGTCAGAAAAATAGGGGAGGGCACGTTCGGCCGCGTGGGTTTCCAAGGTGATCCGGAGTTGGATCAGCTCCTCGAAACGCCCCGCTTTCATATGCGGGATCGACAGGCGGCGATTGTTGAGAACCTCGAGCGCATTCTCCGAGCTGAGCCGCCGGATCGCCTCGCGCACAGGGGTCGGGCTTAGATCCAGATAGGAGGCCAGACCGCGTATGGTCAGGTTGGTTCCCGGAGCAATCGCGCCCAGCATGATGGCATTGCGCAAGCGCAGATACGCATATTCCTGCACGGTCAATCCGGGGGCTGCTTTGATATCGGGGAGGTTCAGGTCGCTTGTCTTGCTCATTAAGCGCTACGCTTTTCCGTGCCTTGAAATGTTATGTCACCACCGTGTCAGTTGACTGGAAGTGAAAAGAAGATACAAGTCAGAAAAATGATATCACATTTTTCGAATCAGTATCGCATTTGGGGGGAGCGATGGAACGACAGGATGCGAATCTGTGGTTGCAAGACCATCCGGAGATCGAAAGCGCCCTTGTGACGGTCTGCGATCTGAACGGGATGCTGCGTGGAACGCGCGTTCCTGTCGCGCAGATCGGCAAGCTCTGCGATGCCGGATTGCGGATACCTCTTGCGGCTTTGGGGGTGGATGTCTGGGGGGAGGAGATCGCGCAGCAAGATCCGCTTTTCCCCTCCCGCGAGGCCATCGGACGCGGTGGCATGATCGAGCGCGGGCTGTTACCGATGACATGGGCCGATCCGCCCGCCATCCTTGCCCCGATGACGCTTTCCTGCGCGAATGGCGATCCCTTTCCGGCGGATCCACGGCGCGCCCTTGAAGAGATCACCCGCCGTTTCGCCGCGCTTGGCCTGACCCCCGTTGTCGCGACCGAGCTGGAATTCTACCTCGTCAATCCCGAACCCGATCTGCCGGAACCTCCGAATTCGCCGGTTTCGGGCAAGCAGCTTCACTCCGATGATGTCTATTCCGTCGATGAGCTGCTGCATTTCGATGATTTTCTCAGCGATGTTTTCGATGCCTGTCGCGAGCAGGGCATTCCCGCCGATGCGGCGATTTCCGAAAATGGCGCGGGACAGTTTGAAATCAATATGATGCATGTCCCCGACCCGCTGCGCGCCGCCGATGATGCGATCTTGTTCAAGCAGACGGTGCGGGGGGTGGCCCGCAAGCACGGCCTTGTGGCGACCTTCATGGCCAAGCCCTATGGTGCGCTGTCGGGCAGCGGCTTCCACGTCCATTTCTCGCTGATCGACAAAGACGGTCGCAATGTGTTTGACGATGGCGGGCCGCAGGGCACGGATCTGCTCTGGCATGCGGTGGCGGGGCTTTTGCATACGATGGCCGAATGCACATTGACCTTTGCGCCGCACGAAAATTCCTATCGCCGTCTGGCGCCGGGGTCGCACGCGCCTTCCGCCATTGCATGGGGCTATGAAAACCGCACGGTCGCGGTGCGTATTCCGGGCGGCAGCCACAAGGCACGCCGGATCGAACATCGCGTTGCCGGTGCGGATGCCAACCCCTATCTGGTGCTGGCCAGCATTCTGGGCGGGGCCCTGATGGGGATCGAGGGCAAATGGGACCCCGCCGCCCCGATTACCGGCAATGCCTATGATCAGGATCTGCCGCATCTGCCGCTGGACTGGGCCTCTGCAATCGAGGCCTTCAAGGTCGGGGCGCATGTGCCCGCGATCTACAACCCGCAGCTTCAGCGTATGCTGACGGCCTGCAAGACGCAGGAATTGCGTGTGTTCAACCGCCGCGTGACCGATTTCGAATATCACACCTATCTGGAGACCGTCTGATGAATGCGATGACCGCTTCCTATGCTGGCGCGGGCCAGCACACCGGCAGCTATTATGCTGCCTCGGCCAACCCGTCGCCCCGTCGCCCGCAACTGACCGGCGATCAGGATATCGATATCTGTATTGTCGGTGCGGGATATAGCGGGCTGTCGGCGGGGCTGTTTCTGGCCGAGAAGGGCCATCGTGTGGCGATTGTCGAGGGCGCGCAGGTCGGCTGGGGGGCCTCGGGGCGCAATGGCGGGCAGATCGTGAACGGTCTGAACGCCTCCTTGCAGACCATCGAACGGCGCTATGGCCGCGATACGGCCTCTTTCGTGGCGGGGCTCGTGCAGGAGGGGCAGGAGATCATCCGGGACCGGATTGCCACTTATGACATCCGTTGCGATCTGAAAAACGGCAATATCTTTGCGGGCTATACCGCCGCGCATATGCGCGAACTCGAAGAGCGCAAGGCGCTTTGGGAGAGCTATGGCCATCATAATCAGGAAATCCTGAGCAAAGCGCAGCTGCGCGAGAAAATCGGTTCGGATGTGTTCTCCGGTGGGATGATCGACCATACCGGCGGGCATATGCATCCGCTCAATCTGGCGTTGGGAGAGGCTGCGGCATTCGAACAGAATGGTGGCGTGATCTACGAGCATTCGCCGGTAACCTCTGTCGATACCGAGGCCGCGCGGCCCGTCGTGCGCACCGCCAAAGGCAGCCTGACCTGCAAGACGCTGATCCTGTGTGGCAATGCCTATCTGGGGAAGGTGGTGCCGACGCTGGAATGGCGGGTGATGCCGGTCTCGACGCAGATGATCGCCACCGAACCTCTGGGCGAGGCACTGGCACAGGAAATCCTGCCGGGGGACGAATGTATCGAAGATATCCGCTATATCCTCGATTACTTCCGCCTTTCGGGGGATAAGCGGCTGATTTTTGGCGGCGGGCTTGTCTATGGCGGCACCGATCCGGCGGATATCGAGGCCAAGATCGTGCCGAACCTCAAGAAGGTCTTCCCGCAGCTGTCCAATGTGAAGATCGATTACCGCTGGTCGGGCAATTTCGCACTGTCTTTCTCGCGCGTGCCGCAGATGGGCCGGATCGGTAGCAATACCTATTTCGCGCATGGCTATTCCGGTCACGGGGTCACTGGCGCGCATCTGTTCGGGCGGATCCTGTCCGAGGCCGTGGATGCCGATCTGTCGCGCTTTGATACCTTTGCCAAAATCCCGTGGATTCCGTTCCCCGGCGGGCGGACCTTCCGCGTGCCTTACACGGTCATGGGCGCGTGGTGGTATGCGCTGCGCGATCGTCTGGGTATCTGACCACCGTCCGTTACCTCGTTTTTCAACCCTCGCGCCCCGAAGGGGCCGACACCCCAAAGCGGCACGCCACTGCCCGACGCGTGCCGCAACAAAAACAAAGGGCCAGAGAGGAACTAACCATGGAACAAATGACGCGCACCATTCTTGCGTATCGTAATCATCCGAAAGCGGCATGGGTTCTTGCCAGTGTGCTCGCGGTGATTGCCTTTTTCTATTATCTCTACGTCACCCATACCCCTGACACGTCCTGGGGCGCGCTGAGCCTTTTGCCCACGCTGCTGGTTCTTGTCATGGCCATTGTCACGCGCCGTCCCTTCGAGGCGCTGATCATTGGCGGCTTTGCCGGCCTGATCATGCTGGGCGGGGGCGATCTGATCGCGCATTTCTCAGACCGGCTTTCCAGCGTGATGGGCAGCGAGACCATCGTCTGGATCATTCTGGTCTGCGGCTTGATGGGCGGGCTGATCGCGCTGCTGGAGCATTCGGGCTGTCTTGGCAGCTTCTCGTCATGGCTGCGCACCAAGATCAAATCCCAGCGCCAGTCACTGGTGGTGACGGCCATGATCGGGGTGATCGTATTTATCGATGACTATCTGAACTGTCTGGCCGTCTCGTCCTCGGTCAAGAAGCTGACCGACCATTACAAGGTCTCGCGCGAGAAGCTGGCCTATATCATCGATTCCACCGCAGCGCCGATGTGCGTCATCGTGCCGGTCTCGACTTGGGCGGTGTTCTTTGCGGGGCTGCTGGAAGAAAACGGGATTGCCGCAAGCGGCAAGGGCCTGTCGCTCTATCTCTCGGCGATCCCTTTCATGATCTATGCATGGGTCGCGCTGATCCTCGTGTTTCTGGTGGCTTTCGGCGTCATCAAGGATTTCGGCCCGATGAAAAAAGCCGAAGCCCGTGCCAAGGCCGGACAGCCGATCCCGCCCGATTTTCAGGGCACCGAAATCGAAGCCGTGATCTATGACGGCAAGAAGATGAGCAATGGCGTCGGCATGTTCAACTTCCTCTTCCCGATGGTGCTGCTGGTTGTGGCGACGATCTATTACGAAATCGACCTTCTGCGCGGCGTGCTGCTGACGCTGGTGGCCACGGTCGGACTGTATTACCTGCAGGGCCTGCTAAGCTTCGAGCGCCAGATGGAAGCCATCTTCGACGGTTTCAAGGTCATGCTCTATCCGTTGTCGACGGTGATCGCGGGCTTCCTGCTCAAGGATATCAATGATGCTCTGGGCATGACGCAATATGTCATCGAGTCGCTGACCCCCTTGATGAGCAAGGAACTTCTGCCCGCGCTGGTCTTTGTCTCGCTGGCTCTGGTGGTGTTTGGCACCGCATCGAGCTGGGGCGTGTTCATCATCGCCATTCCGATTGTCGCACCGGTTGCACAGGGCATCCATGCCAATATGGCGCTGGTGATCGGCGCGCTCCTTTCCGCATCTTCCTTCGGCAGCCACGCGTGTTTCTTCAGTGACTCGACCGTGCTTGCCGCACAAGGGGCAGGATGCTCACCCATTTCCCACGCCTTCACGCAATTCCCCTATGCGTTGTTCGGCGCGGTTGTCACGGTGGGCGTCTTTCTCGTGCTGGGCTACGTGATGGCCTGACACGAATGGGGCGGAGGGCTGCGCGGGCAGGTCTCCGCCTCTGGTCTTTCTGGCAGTGAGTTTCAAAGGAGTGGCCATGAAAATCGGAATTTTGCAGACGGGCACCTCGCCTGATGAGCTGAAGCCTATTCACGGCGATTATGATGACCTGTTCAAGCGGCTCTTGGCAGGCAAGGGCTTCAGCTTCGCGACATGGCGCGTTCTGGATGGCGAACTGCCGCACTCGGTGCATGACGCGGATGGCTGGCTGATCACGGGGTCCAAATTCGGGGTCTATGAGGATCACCCCTGGATCGCCCCGCTCGAGGCCTTTCTGCGTGCGGCCTATGCGGCGCAAGTGCCGATTGTGGGCGTGTGTTTCGGGCACCAGATTCTGGCGCAGGCCCTTGGGGGCAAGGTCGAGAAATTCGCGGGCGGCTGGTCTGTCGGGGCCACCGAATACCGGATGGAAGATGGCAGCAAGCAGATGATGATGGCCTGGCATCAGGACCAGGTCGTGGTGCCGCCGCCCGAGGCGCATGTGATCGGGCAATCCGACTTCTGTGCCAATGCGATGCTGGCCTATGGTACGAAAGCCCTGAGCGTCCAGCCGCATCCCGAATTCAGCCCGAGCTTCCTGAGCGATCTCCTCGAAGCCCGTCAGGCGGTCCTGCCGCCCGAGATTGCAGAACGCGCCTATCAGCGTCTGGATGTCCCGCTCAGCGCGGACCGCTTTGGCGAGAAGATTGCGGATTTCTTCAAGATGCCCAGATAGGTTCTGCCGGTTTGAAAACGCGATGCGCGCGGTCTTGCCAAGGACCGCGCGCATTTTTGTGTCTGCCAGAGGGGCCGCTGTCTGGTGCGGATCGGCGCTGTTGTAGGGCGGGGGGCTGGCCAATCTGGGGACAGCCCCCGCGCCCGACAGGTGCGGACCGGCGGGGGGAGCGCCGATCGCACGGGAGTGTCTTGGGCCGCGCCCTTACACGCTGGGGAAGGTCGCCACCGCCAGCACGGCAGAGGCCGATCCCAGCAGCAGGACTGCAGACGAGAACAGCGTCACATTCGCATCGCATTCGCCCAGAATGGGCAGCATGAAGGGGGTGACACCGTTCACCTCGTCCACCAGCGAAAGCTGAAGGCGCTTGCGCAGGAAAACCGCTGTCCAGAAGCCGCCATAGGCGCAAAGGGCCAGAATGGCGGGCACCCAAAGCCGCCAGCTGTCATCGCCTGCCGTCCAGATCAGATACAGCGAGACAAGCCCGATATACACATAGGACATCACCTGCCAGACGCAGTGGAAGCGCGCATGTGAGGTCCAGGAATGGTTGAACCAATGGGTTTTATTGGTGTCGAACGCGAAGGGAATCGCGCTGTAGCCCAGCGTCGATACGGTCAGCAAAATCTTGGCTGCCAAAAGCATAGGTGATCCTCCCAGATGCTATATATGGGCCGCTCCTCAACGGCTCTGCACCGTAATGTGGTGCACTGTATCGCAATGTGGTAAAATCGCGAAGTGATGTCAAGCGACAGTTTTTGAGATAGATCAAATTTCTCCGCGCCGGTGGGGACGCGGAACGGGGCCTGTTGCTGCCTTGAATCTCGGTAAGTTGCGAAGAATTCGCCACAAAAAAGGGCCTTTTGCCCTATGCGGGGGCGGCGGCGCGGCGGAAGGATTTTGGGGCCCGCAGGGTGCGCGCAGGGCGCAGGACAGCCCCGCAGGGCATGAGGCTCTGGGGGACCGCTTGGCAATACAGTGGATCGGGGGTGGGTGTTCAGACGGTGGCGCCGAAGGCGTCCTGCACCCGCTTGCGGAACAGCAGAAGCGCCGCCTTGACGGCAGCGGCATGGCGTTCAAAACGGAATTTCGGCATCGCCACGCCCAAGGCGAGGTTCTGGCCGTTGATCACCGGCAGGGTGATCGCGATGGCGCAGGTCTGTTCCGAGAATTCCTCGTTATCCAGAAACAGTCCCGACTGCGCCTGGGTGCCGACCTGGTCCAGAATGGCCTGCGGATCGGTCAGCGTGTGTTCGGTAAAGCGCTCGGGAGCCGCGCCCAGACGGGCAAGGGCGCTTTCGCGGCCCATCTGGGACAGATGCGCCTTGCCATTGGCGCTGGAGTGGATGGGGTGTTCGCGTCCGACATAGGACAGCACGCGGATGCCTTCATGCGCGGCCAGCTGTTCGATCACGATGGCCTTGCCATGATCAAACAGGGTGAGGTCGATATTCTCGCCCACCTCGCGATGCAGGTCTTCCATCAGCGGGCGCAGAAGCTGGCGGATGTCGATCTGGACCTTCGCTCCGAGACGCGCCAGTTCCATGCCCAGCGAAACGCCCTGATGGCCTGCCGTCTTGGCCAGAAGCCCCTCGGCATGCAGGGCGGCGACCAGTCTTTGCACGGTCGATCGCGCCAGCCCTGTGGCTTTGGCGATCTCGCCCAGACTGGCTCCCGGATTGTCCGCTACCACGCGCAGAACGAAGACCGCCCGACTGATCGACTGGCCATCTCTGACCCGGTCCTTATCGCTCACCTGACTCTCCTTTGCGCGGCTTGATCTGTGTTCCAGCTATCGTGCCCCTAGGGTGAACGCAAGCATCCCGCCGCCGGAACGCGGAAAACGCGCCGGATTCTTGCCGCAAGCGCCGGAAACCGGCAGGATCTTACAAGAATTGCGGTGCAAGCGCCTGAGTCAACGCATCCTGCCGCCCCTCAACGATCTGGGCCAGAATCTCGCCTGTGGTCGGTCCAAGGGTGAAGCCCTGATGGCCGTGGCCGGTATTGAGCCATAGCCCCGCCTCTCCGGCGACCGGCCCGACCATCGGCAACATGCCCGCAAGGCAGGGGCGGTGCCCGTGCCACAGGCTGTCGGGAACGGCCTCGCCGATCTCCATTAACTCACCCGCCGCCTGACGGCCGCGTTCCAGCTGCCTGAGGCAGCGCGGGGCCGAGGCGGCGGTCAGCTCGGCGCCGGTGGTGATGCGCAGCCCGCGCGTCATCGAACTCAGCACGATGCCGCTATCGACATCCACATAGGGGCGGCTCAGGGTCTGGGCGGTCCGGTAATGCCCGTGATAGCCGCGTTTGAGGATCATCGGAACCCGCCGCCCGAACCGCGCCAGCAGCGCAGGCGACCACGGCCCCAGGGACACTACCGCCTGTTCGGCATGGATCTTGCCGTCGGAGGTCATGACCGACCAGCCCTGCGCAGGCTCTCGGGTCAGGGTCATGGCCTCGCCGGTGACGATCTGCCCGCCGCGTTCCACGAAGAGGTCGGCATAGGCGCGGGTCAGCGCGCCCGGGTCCATGCTGCTCCACGGGCTGGTCCAGAGCACCATACCCGCGACCTCGCCGGTCAGGGCGGGTTCGGCGGCCTGAAGCTCGGCGCGGCTATGGGTTTCGAAGGGGATGCCATATTCCGCCTCGATCCTTGTGGCATGGGCCTGTGCCGCCTCCAGCGCCTTGGGGCTGCGATACAGTTCGCCCATTCCGCTGCGCCGGATCAGCGGTTCCGCGCCCGAGGCAGAGATCAGCGGCGCATGGTCGAACAGCGCGCGCCGGATCAGCTCGACATAGCTGGCCGCTGCGCGCTTATGCGCGGCCGGAGCCGAGGCACGGAAATAGCGCCACAGGTTCGGCAGCATCGGCAGCACATGTCCGAGATGCCAGACGACATCATTGCTTTGCCCGCTGGCATAGCTCCACAATGTCGCCAGATCGCGGGGGATGGCATAGGGTTCGACCGCTTCGGACTGGATGACGCCCGCATTGCCGTGGCTCGTCTCCAGGCCGGGGGCCTGACGGTCGATCAGGCATACCTCATGTCCGCGTGCCTGCAGGGCAAGGGCCGATCCGACGCCCACCATTCCTGCGCCTAAAACAATAAAGTCAGTCATCTATACAGTCTTTCCGGCCTGAATGCGGCTGAATATGTATCCCTGTATTCGCCATAACCATCAAGCCGATTGTTTGCCGCCCCGTCACAAGGCGCGGTAATGGGCCGGACCACGCCGCCACAGGCAGGGTGTGGCGGCGTGGTCCGCGCAGGGCGCGGAGCTGTGTTTCAGGCCCCTATGGGCCCGTCGTTCATACCCGTCGTTTAAAACAGATGCTCGACCTCTGGCGCGGGGACGAAGCGCCAGTTGCGGCGGGGGCCTGCCATGACGTTGAGATAATACATCTCGAACCCGTGCGGCGCACCGCAGGGATGGTGTCCGCGCGGCACACAGACCACATCGCCATCCCTGACCGCCATCACCTCGTCCAGCGTGCCGTCATCGGTATAGACGCGCTGCACCCCCCAGCCCTGCGCCGGATTGAGCCGGTGATAATAGGTCTCTTCGAGATAGGTGATGCGGGGGAAGTCATCCTCGTCATGGCGGTGGCTGGGATAGGAAGACCAGTTGCCCGCAGGGGTGAAGACCTCGGTCACCAGCAGGCTGTCACAATACGGTTCGGCCTCCATCGCGATATTGTTGATGAACCGGCTGTTGGACCCTTCCCCGCGTTGGGTGAGGGTGATGTTGTCCGGCCCGATCCGGCGTGCTTCATGGCCGCCCTTGCCCGGTGCCTGACAGACGGCGATGGTGCAATCGGTCTGAGCGACGGCCTCCCAATCGCTGCCA
Protein-coding sequences here:
- the iolB gene encoding 5-deoxy-glucuronate isomerase, giving the protein MSNLQHKPFGTRGKVHDITPASAGWRYVGFSLYRLKAGDRAHEATGSNEVILVMVEGRAAVSGAGKDWGVLGERMDVFEKTQPHCLYLPNGSDWEAVAQTDCTIAVCQAPGKGGHEARRIGPDNITLTQRGEGSNSRFINNIAMEAEPYCDSLLVTEVFTPAGNWSSYPSHRHDEDDFPRITYLEETYYHRLNPAQGWGVQRVYTDDGTLDEVMAVRDGDVVCVPRGHHPCGAPHGFEMYYLNVMAGPRRNWRFVPAPEVEHLF
- a CDS encoding type 1 glutamine amidotransferase, whose amino-acid sequence is MKIGILQTGTSPDELKPIHGDYDDLFKRLLAGKGFSFATWRVLDGELPHSVHDADGWLITGSKFGVYEDHPWIAPLEAFLRAAYAAQVPIVGVCFGHQILAQALGGKVEKFAGGWSVGATEYRMEDGSKQMMMAWHQDQVVVPPPEAHVIGQSDFCANAMLAYGTKALSVQPHPEFSPSFLSDLLEARQAVLPPEIAERAYQRLDVPLSADRFGEKIADFFKMPR
- a CDS encoding Na+/H+ antiporter NhaC family protein; the protein is MEQMTRTILAYRNHPKAAWVLASVLAVIAFFYYLYVTHTPDTSWGALSLLPTLLVLVMAIVTRRPFEALIIGGFAGLIMLGGGDLIAHFSDRLSSVMGSETIVWIILVCGLMGGLIALLEHSGCLGSFSSWLRTKIKSQRQSLVVTAMIGVIVFIDDYLNCLAVSSSVKKLTDHYKVSREKLAYIIDSTAAPMCVIVPVSTWAVFFAGLLEENGIAASGKGLSLYLSAIPFMIYAWVALILVFLVAFGVIKDFGPMKKAEARAKAGQPIPPDFQGTEIEAVIYDGKKMSNGVGMFNFLFPMVLLVVATIYYEIDLLRGVLLTLVATVGLYYLQGLLSFERQMEAIFDGFKVMLYPLSTVIAGFLLKDINDALGMTQYVIESLTPLMSKELLPALVFVSLALVVFGTASSWGVFIIAIPIVAPVAQGIHANMALVIGALLSASSFGSHACFFSDSTVLAAQGAGCSPISHAFTQFPYALFGAVVTVGVFLVLGYVMA
- a CDS encoding IclR family transcriptional regulator, with amino-acid sequence MSDKDRVRDGQSISRAVFVLRVVADNPGASLGEIAKATGLARSTVQRLVAALHAEGLLAKTAGHQGVSLGMELARLGAKVQIDIRQLLRPLMEDLHREVGENIDLTLFDHGKAIVIEQLAAHEGIRVLSYVGREHPIHSSANGKAHLSQMGRESALARLGAAPERFTEHTLTDPQAILDQVGTQAQSGLFLDNEEFSEQTCAIAITLPVINGQNLALGVAMPKFRFERHAAAVKAALLLFRKRVQDAFGATV
- a CDS encoding FAD-dependent oxidoreductase, with the translated sequence MTDFIVLGAGMVGVGSALALQARGHEVCLIDRQAPGLETSHGNAGVIQSEAVEPYAIPRDLATLWSYASGQSNDVVWHLGHVLPMLPNLWRYFRASAPAAHKRAAASYVELIRRALFDHAPLISASGAEPLIRRSGMGELYRSPKALEAAQAHATRIEAEYGIPFETHSRAELQAAEPALTGEVAGMVLWTSPWSSMDPGALTRAYADLFVERGGQIVTGEAMTLTREPAQGWSVMTSDGKIHAEQAVVSLGPWSPALLARFGRRVPMILKRGYHGHYRTAQTLSRPYVDVDSGIVLSSMTRGLRITTGAELTAASAPRCLRQLERGRQAAGELMEIGEAVPDSLWHGHRPCLAGMLPMVGPVAGEAGLWLNTGHGHQGFTLGPTTGEILAQIVEGRQDALTQALAPQFL